CCAGGACGTGCCGCGCGGCGAACCCATCCTGGAGGTCCGCGACCTGCGCAAGCACTTCCCGCTCACCAGGGGCGTCCTGTTCAGGAAGCAGGTCGGCGCGGTCAAGGCCGTCGACGGCGTCTCCTTCGACCTGATGCAGGGTGAGACGCTCGGCATCGTCGGTGAGTCCGGCTGCGGCAAGTCGACGCTCGCCAAGGTCCTGATGAACCTGGAGCCCGCCACCTCCGGCTCGGTGAAGTACAAGGGCGAGGAGATCTCGCACCTGTCGGGTTCGGCGCTCAAGGCGGTGCGCCGCAACATCCAGATGGTCTTCCAGGACCCGTACACCTCGCTGAACCCGCGGATGACGGTCGGCGACATCATCGGCGAGCCGTACGAGATCCACCCCGAGGTGGCGCCCAAGGGCGACCGGCGCAAGGCGGTGCAGGACCTGCTGGACGTGGTGGGCCTGAACCCGGAGTACATCAACCGGTACCCGCACCAGTTCTCCGGCGGCCAGCGCCAGCGCATCGGCATCGCCCGCGGCCTGGCGCTCAAGCCGGAGATCATCATCTGCGACGAGCCGGTCTCCGCGCTGGACGTCTCGGTGCAGGCCCAGGTGATCAACCTGCTGGAGCAGTTGCAGAGCGAGTTCAACCTGTCGTACATGTTCATCGCGCACGACCTCTCGATCGTCCGGCACATCTCGGACCGGGTCGGCGTGATGTACCTCGGGCGGATGGTCGAGATCGGCACCGACCTGGAGATCTACGACCACGCCACCCACCCGTACACCCAGGCGCTGCTCTCCGCGGTGCCGGTGCCCGACCCGACCGCGCGGGAGCACCGGGACCGGATCGTGCTGACCGGCGACGTGCCCTCCCCGGCCGACCCGCCCTCCGGCTGCCGGTTCCGCACCCGGTGCTGGAAGGCCCAGGAGAAGTGCGTCCGGGAGGACCCGGCGCTGACCGTGCGGGACTGGCTGGAGGGGCGGGCCCGGCACGACTCGGCCTGCCACTTCGCCGGCGAGCGGGACAACCTGATCTGACCCCGGCCCGGAACGCGGCAGGGCCCCACCGAACGGATCGGTGGGGCCCTCGCGCGGGGCGGTCGGGGGCTCAGACCCCGGCGCGCTGCTCCGGGACGGCGCTGGTGGTGCCCTCTTCGGGGAAGTGGCAGGCCGTCAGGTGCCCGGCGGCGTTGCCGGAGAGCTGGATCAGCGGCGGCTCCTCCACCGCGCACTTCTCCTGCGCCTTCCAGCAGCGGGTCCGGAACCGGCACCCGGAGGGCGGGTTGACCGGGGAGGGCACGTCGCCGACCAGGCGGATGCGCTCGCGGTCGTCGTCCGGGTCGGCCTCCGGGACGGCGGAGAGCAGGGCGTGGGTGTACGGGTGCCGGGGGGATTCGTACAGCGACGTGCGGTCGGCGATCTCGACGATCTTGCCGAGGTACATCACCGCGACGCGCTGCGAGAAGTGCCGCACCACCGACAGGTCGTGGGCGATGAACAGGAAGGCGATGCCCAGCTCGCGCTGGAGCTCCTGGAGCAGGTTGACCACCTGCGCCTGGATCGACACGTCCAGCGCCGAGACCGGCTCGTCCGCGACGATCAGCTTCGGGCTCAGCGACAGCGCGCGGGCCACGCCGATGCGCTGGCGCTGGCCGCCGGAGAACTCGTGCGGGAAGCGGTTGTAGTGCTCCGGGTTGAGGCCGACCGTCTCCAGCAGCTCCTGGACCCGGCGCTGGACGCCGCCCTTCGGGTTGATCCCGTTGATCTCCATCGGCGCGCCGATGATCGAGCCGACGGTGTGCCGCGGGTTCAGCGAGGAGTACGGGTCCTGGAAGATCATCTGGATCTCGGACCGGATCGGCGCGAGCTCCTTGCGGCCGGCGTGCGTGATGTCCTGACCGGCGTAGCGGATCTCGCCGCCGGTCGGCTCCAGCAGCCGGGTCACCAGGCGGCCGGTGGTCGACTTGCCGCAGCCGGACTCGCCGACCAGGCCCACCGACTCGCTGGGGAACACCTCCAGGTCCAGGCCGTCCACCGCGTGCACCGCGCCGACCTGGCGCTTGAACAGGAAGCCGTCCATCACCGGGAAGTGCTTCTGCAGGCCCTTGAGCGACAGCAGCGGGTCACCGGGGGCGGGCACCGGGACGGCCGGCTTGTCGAGGGTCAGTTCGTTGCTCATGAGGTCCCTCTCAGCCGAGCCGCGGCTTGATCTGGTCGATGAAGATGTCCTGCCGCTGCGCCGGGTTCAGGTGGCAGGCGGCGGCGTGCCCGGTGGCGGGGGAGAGCGGCGGGCGCTCCGTGGTGCAGCCGCCGCCGATCACGTACTCGCGGAAGTCGCAGCGCGGGTTGAACGGGCAGCCGGACGGCAGGTTGATCAGGCTCGGCGGGGTGCCGCGGACCGGCCGCAGCGGCACGTTCACGTCGCCGGTCAGGCTCGGCATCGAGGCCAGCAGGCCCCAGGTGTACGGGTGCTGAGGGGCCTTCAGCACCTCGCGGACGGTGCCGCGCTCCACGGCCCGGCCCGCGTACATCACCATGATGTCCTGGGCGGTCCGGGCGACCACGCCCAGGTCGTGGGTGATCAGGATGATCGCGGTGCCCATCTCCTGCTGGAGGTCCTTCAGCAGGTCCAGGATCTGGGCCTGCACGGTGACGTCCAGCGCGGTGGTCGGCTCGTCCGCGATGACCAGCTTGGGGTCGCAGACCAGCGACATCGCGATCATCGCGCGCTGGCGCATGCCGCCGGAGAACTGGTGCGGGTAGTCGTCGACCCGCAGGGTGGGCTGCGGGATGCCGACCTTGGTCAGCATCTCGATCGCCCGGTCCCGGGACTCCTTCTTGGAGGCGCCGGTGTGCTTGCGGTAGGTCTCGCCGATCTGCTTGCCGATGCTGTGGAACGGCGACAGCGCGGTCAGCGGGTCCTGGAAGATCATCGCCATCTTCCGGCCGCGGAGCTTCTCCAGCGTCCGGTTCGAGGCGCCGATCAGCTCCTGGCCGTCCAGCTTGATCGAGCCGGTGATCTCGGTCCGGTCCGGGTTGTGCAGCCCCAGCACGGCCAGGTTGGTCACCGACTTGCCGGAGCCGGACTCGCCGACGATGCCGAGCGTGGAGCCCGGGGCGACGTCGAAGGAGAGGTTGTCCACGGCCCGGACCACGCCGTCCTCGGTGCTGAAGCGGACCGAGAGGTCGCGGACGGAGAGGAACGGCGTGCCGCCGCTGCCGGCGGACACCTCCTCGGGCTTGGCCTGGGTGGTCATGGACTGGGCTCCTCGGTGCGGTACGTGAGGTCGGGACTGCCGGTCGGCCGGGGTGTGGCCGTCAGGCCAGGCGGATGCGCGGGTCGATCAGGGCGTAGGCGGCGTCGACGATGATGTTGAAGAAGACGATCAGGGTGGCGGCCACCACCGTGACGCCGACCAGCAGCGACAGGTCGGAGTCGCGGAACGAGTGGATCGCCAGCTCGCCCAGGCCGTGCAGGCTGAAGGTCGTCTCGGTGATGATGGCGCCGCCGAGCAGCACGCCCAGGTCGATGCCGAAGACGGTGACGATGGTGCCCATCGCGCCGCGCCAGGCGTAGCGCATGAAGACCGAGGTGCCGGACATGCCCTTGGCCCGCGCCGTCCGCACGTAGTCCTCGGACAGCTGCTCGACCATCGAGGAGCGGGTCATGCGGGTGTAGTTGGCGGTCCAGATCAGCGACAGCACGATCCACGGCACCAGCAGGCCGCCGGCCCAGCCGATCGGGTCCTTGGTGAACGGCACGTAGGTCGGCAGGTCCAGCAGGTTGGTGCTGTAGCACAGCGCCCAGAGCGCGAGCGGACCGGCCACGTAGATCTGCATCGAGGAGGCCAGCAGCGAGAAGGAGCTGGCGACCTTGTCGGCGGCCTTGCCCTGCTTGTGGGCGGCCAGCATGCCGGTGCCGACGCCGACCAGCAGGAAGATGATCGCGGAGCCGACGGTCAGCGACAGGGTGGTCGGGAAGCGGTCCGCGAGGATGCCGCCGACCAGCTCCTTCTTGTCGAAGGAGTAACCGAAGCACGGGGCGCCGCAGTGGGTGCCGTTGAAGGTGCCGCCGGTGAAGATGGTGCTCAGCCAGTTCCAGTACTGGACCGGCCACGAGTGGTCGAAGCCCATGTCGTGCCTGATCAGGGCGAGGTTCTCGGGCGTGCAGGTCTTGCCGCAGTAGAGCCGCGCCGGGTCCGCCGGGATCGCGAAGAACAGCGCATACGTGATCATCGAGACGATCAGCAGGATGACGAGAGCGCCGAGGGTTCGGCGGACGAGGAATCGGAGCATCGGACGGGCTCTCCTGATCGGGGCGGGACACCGGCAGATCGTGCCGGTGTCCCGCCGTGAGCTACTGCTCGGTGACGACTACTACTTGACGTAGATGTTGAGCGGGGACTGCAGGCCGGCCAGGGTGTCGAAGGTGACGCCGCCCAGGCCCGAGCCGTAGAGGCTCAGCGAGCGCTGGTAGACGTCCGGGATCGACAGCGCCTTGTCCTGGAGCTTCTTGTCGAGCGCGGCCCAGGCCTTGCCCTGCTCCACCGGGTCGGCGATCTTCGCCGCGGCGTCGATCGCGGAGTTGATCTCCGGGTCGTTCACGTGGGCGTAGTTCGCGGCACCGTCGGCGATGGCGCGGCCGTCCCAGACCGGCTGCAGCGAGGTGTAACCGGTCGGCCAGTCGGCGCCCCAGCCGCCCCAGTACAGGTCGTACTCGTTGTTGACCAGGCCGATGGCGTCGTAGTAGGTCTTCGCGTCCAGCGGCTTCGGAACGAACTTGAAGCCGGCCTTCTCCAGCGCGTCGCGGATCGCCTCGGTGATCTTCTGCTGGAGCGGGGTGTTGTTGTACGCGTAGACGATGGTGGTGCCCACCGCGTTCGCCTCGGTCAGCAGCTGCTTGGCGGCGTCCGGGTCGCCCTGCGGCTTCTTGAGGATGCCGTACGGGTCGTAGGACTCGTAGCCCAGGACGGTCGGGCTCATGTACGAGGTGGCGTAGTCACCGTAGGAGGTGCCGCCGGACAGCTGGCGGGTCTGCTGGTGCGGGAACGCCTTGATCAGCGCCTCGCGGACCTTCTGGTCCTTGATGCGGGTGTTGTTGATGTAGTAGTAGTCGACGTACGGGGTCAGGCCCTCGAGGGTGCGGGGCTTGAGCTTCTCGTCCGCCTTGACCTGGTCGATGTACGACGGGTACACGGTGTTGTGGAACGAGAAGGTGGTCTTGTCGTCGCCGTTGTCCGCCATGAAGCGCTCGGTGGACTGCTGCGCCTGGACACCGAAGGTCATGTGCCACTTGTCCGGGTAGGCGTTCCGGATCGGGTCGGTGGCCGGGTCCCAGTTGGGGTTGCGCTCCAGGTCGAGCGAGCGGTCGGTGACGTGCTCGGTGATCTGGTACGGGCCGGAGGAGAACGGCTTCTTGTCGTACTCCTCCTTCGTGTCGTTGGCCTTCGGCACGATGCCGTAACCGGTCATCGCCAGCGTGAAGTTGGCGTCCGGGTGGACGTCCGCGAAGGTGATGACCACGGTCTTGGCGTCCGGGGTCTGGACGGCGTCCAGCTCCTTGCCGCCGTAGGGGCCCTCGTACGCCTCGCGGTACTTGTCGCCCGAGATCCAGGTCTGGATGTAGGTCGGGCCGGCCTTGATGAACGAGGCGTAGGTGCGCTCGATCGAGTACTTGATGTCGGCCGAGGTGATCGGGCTGCCGTCCTGCCACTTCACGCCGTCCTTCAGCGTGAACTTCCAGGTCTTGCCGCCGTCGGTGGTGGAGCCGGTGTCGGTGGCGAGGTCGCCGACGAGCTTCTGCGAACCGTCCGGGAGGGTCTTGTAGCCCGTCAGCTGGCGGGTGAACAGCAGCGAGACCTCGGCGTTGTAGTTCATGTAGATCTGCGCCGGGTCGAGGTGCGAGAAGTCGTCGCGGTCGATCATGTTGACCGTGCCGCCCTTCTTCGCGCCGTTCTCGGGGGCGGCCGGGCCCTTCGAGTCGTCGGCGGTGCCGACCGAGATCGAGGTGGCCTTGACCGGGGCCTTGGAGGCACCCGCCTTGCTGCCGTCGCTGTTGCTGTGGCCGCTGGAGCACGCCGTGGTGACGGTCAGGGCCCCGGCCACCAGAATGGCGGCGGCGAGCCGCGTCTTGCGAGAGCTCATCTTCATCCTGCCTGGAATAGTTGTACGGAATCTTCGTGGGTGTGCCCGGGGCCTGGCTTTCCCGTCCCCCGGAGTCTTGAGGGTCTGTCAGCGGTTGGTCTTCGGGTCGAACGCGTCCCGGACGGAGTCGCCGAGCAGGTTGAAGGCCAGAACGAACACCACCATGGCGAGGCCCGGGAAGAGCAGGAAGGTGACGTCGGTCCGGAGGAAGCCCGAGGCGTCGGCGATCATGCGGCCCCAGTCCGGGACCGGCTCGGACACACCGACACCGAGGTACGAGAGGCCCGCCTCGGCGGTGACGAACGCCGGCAGGGCGAGGGTGGACTGCACCAGGATCGGGGTCCACAGGTTGGGCAGGATCTCCTTGAAGATGATCCGCATCGGGGAGGCGCCGGTGACCTTGGCGGCCTCGATGAACTCGCGCTCGCGCAGGGACAGCGACACACCGCGCAGGATGCGGGCCAGGCCCATCCAGCCGAGCAGCGACAGCACGATGGTGACCGAGACGAACGGCAGCCACTCCGGCACGCCCTGGTCGGGCTTGACCAGCAGGCTGGTGACCACCGGCATGGTGGCGATCAGGAAGATCTGCGACGGGAACGACATCAGCACGTCGATGATCCGGCCGATGAAGTAGTCGAACTTGCCGCCGAGGTAGCCGGCCGCGATGCCCAGCGCGACACCGATCACGGTGGTCAGCAGCGAGGTGGCGACGGCGATGATCAGCGAGGTGCGGATGCCGTAGATCAGCAGGGTGAACACGTCGCGGCCGAGGCCCGGCTCCAGGCCGAACCAGAAGTCGCCGCTCATGCCGCCGTTGGGCCCGGTGGGCAGGCCGGAGTCGGTCAGCAGGCTGACGTCCTCCTGGCCGTAGTGGGTCTTCGGGTCCTTGCCGTACAGCATGGAGATGACCGGCGCGAGGATCGCCACCGCGACGAAGAACAGCACGACGCAGGCGCTCACCACCCCGGTGCGGTCACGGAGGAAGCGGCGCCACATCAGCTTCCCGGGAGAGAGGCCGCGGAAGCCCGGATCTGCGGGCGCGTCGGCCGTGGCGTTGTCCGCGAGGTCCGACGTCGGCCCGGGACGGGAGGTGTCCCCGTCCGTCGTGGCCCCAGTAGGCGTCGTCATGGTGCTAAAGCTCCCGACCGTGGTCCGTGCAGAAGCAAGGAGTAAGAACTTGGATGAATGGACTCTTGCAAGTCGTTTATCGAACGTCAAGAGTTCCTCAGTTGTCGACGGCCCATTTCCTCCTTCGTGCTGGAATGTCAACCACTTCGTAGTTCTCGAACTCTTGACACCGACTCGGCGAGACGGTCAAAACCGGACAAACGGCGTCAATGATCGTTCACATGTCCGTAACGATGCACGGCCGGCTCCGCTATCAGGACGTCGAGTTCGAGACCGTGTCCGGATGACGCGCGTAGAGCAAGTGTCCGGTTTGACGCCATTCACCGCAAATGGCGGGCGCAATTGAGTGTCCGATAATCGGACGCCGGTGTTTTCGGGCATGCCTCAGCGAATTCATGGGTAGGGGTCACCCAATTCGGGCGGCCCGCGGGGAACCGCCCGACTGGCATTTTCTCGCCATTGGCGGGACTTCGCCGCGGCGTTACCGCCGGCAGTTGTCGCTCCGTCCGCCCGGCGTTCTCGTGGACCGCGGCACCGGGCTCGGCGGGACCGGTCCGGCGGCCTCCCGGGCCCCGCCGCCGCCGACGGAGTCCGGGGTGGGACCGCGCGGACACGACGTGGGGCGCGGCGCCGCCGCCGTGGCGGTCAGGGCGCGCGGGAGGGAGCGGGGTCTCGGCACGCGGCACATCTTGCGTACCGGCGAACTGACTTGTCGACCTGCCGCGGATCAAGTATTGGTAACGCCGCGTGGCCGCGCGGTTGCGGCGCCCGGTTCGCCCTGTTCCGTGACGCCAGTGGCGAGGATTCGCCAGTGGGGCCGGGGCGCCCGTCCGGCGCCCCGGCCCCACCGGTGGATTGACGGCCCGTCAGGCCGGGATCTTGACCGTGCGGTCCTTGCCGGTCTTCGAGACGCCCTGCGCGATGGCGTCCGCCACGTCCTGCGCGGTGATCGCCGTCTGCTGGCCGTTGCGGGTGGTCTTCAGCTTGTCGAAGGTGGTGCCGACGGCGGCGGACAGCTTGTCCAGGTCCCACTTGAGGCCCACGGTGCCGGACGCGTCCGGGGCCAGCACCAGCGCCTTGGCGGCGGTGTTGCGGCCGAAGGCGAACTGCTTGGTGCCCGAGGTGACCGTGACGTTGCCGTTCAGCACCTGCTTGCCCAGGTCGTCGGCGGCGGCCTGGAGCACGTCCTGGCCGACCTTCGGCTGCGCGTCGGCGACCGGCAGCACCACCTCGGCGTCCGCCCGGCCGGCCGCCCGGCCGCGGTACGCCTGCTCGACCAGGTCGGCGGCGGCCGCCGAGTCCAGCGCCTTCCCGCCGGCGCCCGGGACGACCTCGGTGCCGCCCGCCTCGGTGAAGCGGACGTAGCCCTCCTGGAGGCTCTGCCCCGACTTGGCGCCCAGGTCGTCCAGGGCGGCCTTCAGCTTCGCCCGGTCGACCCGCACCACCGGTTCGACGGCCTTGGCACCGCCGGTCAGCGAACCCAGCACCTCGACCGGGTCGTAGCTGTGCTTGGTCAGCGCGTCCACGGTCGCCGTGGTGTCGAAGCTCAGCCCGGCGCTGGCCGGGTCCAGGGTGACCGACTGGTCGCCGATCTTCACCTTGAGCGGCTGCTGCCCGGCCTTGCCGACCGAGCCGTCCAGCGCGGTCACCGCCTGGTCGCGGGAGTCGCCGCCGATGTCGGTGCCCAGCACCGTGGTGCCCTTGGGGATGTCCGACTGGTTCATCATCAGGCCGGCGCCGTACGCCGCCGCGCCGAGGAACAGCACGCCGCCCAGACCGGTCACGAGCAGCTTCCTGCCGCGACCGCCCTTCTTCTTCGCGGCGGGCGCCGGCTCCTTCCGCTCGGCGGGCGGCCGGGGCTCGGCCGGGGCGTCCGGGGCCGGGGCCCGGGACGGTTCGCGCTTGGGCGTCGCGGCCCGCGAGCCGCCCGGGAACGGCTGCGCGGCGGGCAGGTCGGCGAACCGGCCGCCGCCCTCGCCGGCCGGGCGGGGCCGGGACTCCTCGGCGAACGGGTCGCCGCCGTCCGGGGACTTCAGGAACAGCTGGGTGGTCGGCGGGTCCGATATGCCGGCGCCCGGGGCCGGCTCGTCGCCGGTGACCGGGTCGAAGCCGCCGATCTGGGTGTCCTCCGGCTCCCCGGCGGCCTGCGGCGGCTCCGGGCGCTCGCCGCCGCGCGGCCCGGGGTCGGCGGTGGCGAACGGGTCGGCGGCGAACTGCTCGGCGGCGAACTGCTCGGTGGCGAACGGGTCGGCGGCGGCGAACGGGTCGGCGCCGGTCCGCGGCCGGCCCTGGCCGGGGTGCGGGGCCGCGAACGGGTCCTCGGCGGCGGCCGCGGACGGGCCCGGCTGCTGGGGCCGCTGCGACTGAGGCGGCTGCTGGGACTGCGGCTGCGGCTGGGACTGTGGCTGCGGCTGGGCGAACGGGTCCTGCGGGCCGCCCTGCCGGGCCTGCGGCTGCTGCCGCTCCGACCGCCGGGGCTGCTGCGCGGCGAACGGGTCCTGGGCGAACGGGTCCTGGGCCGCCTGGGCCGCCTGGTCCGGCGCGAACGGGTCCGGCGCGGCGGCGGTCCGGAAGGGGTCGCCCTGGTGCGGCAGCGGGTGGCCGCCGGTGCGCGAGGACGCCGCCGGGTCGGCCGGGGCGAACGGCGAGGCGGGCGCGCCGGACGGGCGCGGCGCGGGCTGCTGGGCGGCCTGCGGGGCGGCCTGCTGGCCCCCCGGGGCACCCTGGGCCGGCCCCGCCGGGGCGGCGGCGGCCGGGGCGGGCTCCGGACGGCCCTTCTGGCGCGGCTTGAACCACTCGCCGGTGGACTCCGACTCGGACGGCTTCGCCGCCTTCGCCGCGGACGGCTCCTGCCACTCCGGCGGCAGGGTCGGCGGGACGGCGGTGCGCGCCCCGCCGTCCATCACGCCGAGCACCGGGTCGCCGGCGCCGCCGCGGTGGCGCGGCCCGGGCGGCTCGGCGGGCGGCTCGTCCTTGACCTTGCTCTGCACCACGACCGGCGGGATCGGCCGCGAACCGGGGATGTTGATCCGCACCCGGGTGGTCAGCGTGGTCTCCGTGGTCTTCGGCGCGGCGGCCTCGTCGGAGCGCGGACCGGGAGCGGTCCGTCCGGCGGCCGGGTCCGCGCCGAGCCCACCGGGCAGGCCGGTGCCGTACGGCGGGGTGCCCGACGGGTACGCGTCGGGGCCGCCGCGGCGGGGCTGCGGATGGGCGTTGTCAGATTCGCGGCTGCTCAATGCTGCTCTGCTCCGGGTTCGCGGCCGGGCCGGCCGGGCCGTCCGCTGCGTATGGGGCGGGGACCGCCGGACGGCGGCCTGCGGCCGTGCGGCGGGCCGACCGGCCCCGGGGACATCGGCTGTTCACATGTCGGCTGCGGCGAGCGCCCCGCCACGCGAGTGGTGCCGAAGCTACCGTCCGACCCGGCCGGGCCGGACAGGGGGGTGGTCCGCCGGGGCACCACCTTACC
This is a stretch of genomic DNA from Kitasatospora fiedleri. It encodes these proteins:
- a CDS encoding ABC transporter ATP-binding protein, with the protein product MTTQAKPEEVSAGSGGTPFLSVRDLSVRFSTEDGVVRAVDNLSFDVAPGSTLGIVGESGSGKSVTNLAVLGLHNPDRTEITGSIKLDGQELIGASNRTLEKLRGRKMAMIFQDPLTALSPFHSIGKQIGETYRKHTGASKKESRDRAIEMLTKVGIPQPTLRVDDYPHQFSGGMRQRAMIAMSLVCDPKLVIADEPTTALDVTVQAQILDLLKDLQQEMGTAIILITHDLGVVARTAQDIMVMYAGRAVERGTVREVLKAPQHPYTWGLLASMPSLTGDVNVPLRPVRGTPPSLINLPSGCPFNPRCDFREYVIGGGCTTERPPLSPATGHAAACHLNPAQRQDIFIDQIKPRLG
- a CDS encoding ABC transporter ATP-binding protein: MTVNGATPLGATTPEEVAFTQDVPRGEPILEVRDLRKHFPLTRGVLFRKQVGAVKAVDGVSFDLMQGETLGIVGESGCGKSTLAKVLMNLEPATSGSVKYKGEEISHLSGSALKAVRRNIQMVFQDPYTSLNPRMTVGDIIGEPYEIHPEVAPKGDRRKAVQDLLDVVGLNPEYINRYPHQFSGGQRQRIGIARGLALKPEIIICDEPVSALDVSVQAQVINLLEQLQSEFNLSYMFIAHDLSIVRHISDRVGVMYLGRMVEIGTDLEIYDHATHPYTQALLSAVPVPDPTAREHRDRIVLTGDVPSPADPPSGCRFRTRCWKAQEKCVREDPALTVRDWLEGRARHDSACHFAGERDNLI
- a CDS encoding ABC transporter ATP-binding protein — protein: MSNELTLDKPAVPVPAPGDPLLSLKGLQKHFPVMDGFLFKRQVGAVHAVDGLDLEVFPSESVGLVGESGCGKSTTGRLVTRLLEPTGGEIRYAGQDITHAGRKELAPIRSEIQMIFQDPYSSLNPRHTVGSIIGAPMEINGINPKGGVQRRVQELLETVGLNPEHYNRFPHEFSGGQRQRIGVARALSLSPKLIVADEPVSALDVSIQAQVVNLLQELQRELGIAFLFIAHDLSVVRHFSQRVAVMYLGKIVEIADRTSLYESPRHPYTHALLSAVPEADPDDDRERIRLVGDVPSPVNPPSGCRFRTRCWKAQEKCAVEEPPLIQLSGNAAGHLTACHFPEEGTTSAVPEQRAGV
- a CDS encoding ABC transporter substrate-binding protein, which gives rise to MSSRKTRLAAAILVAGALTVTTACSSGHSNSDGSKAGASKAPVKATSISVGTADDSKGPAAPENGAKKGGTVNMIDRDDFSHLDPAQIYMNYNAEVSLLFTRQLTGYKTLPDGSQKLVGDLATDTGSTTDGGKTWKFTLKDGVKWQDGSPITSADIKYSIERTYASFIKAGPTYIQTWISGDKYREAYEGPYGGKELDAVQTPDAKTVVITFADVHPDANFTLAMTGYGIVPKANDTKEEYDKKPFSSGPYQITEHVTDRSLDLERNPNWDPATDPIRNAYPDKWHMTFGVQAQQSTERFMADNGDDKTTFSFHNTVYPSYIDQVKADEKLKPRTLEGLTPYVDYYYINNTRIKDQKVREALIKAFPHQQTRQLSGGTSYGDYATSYMSPTVLGYESYDPYGILKKPQGDPDAAKQLLTEANAVGTTIVYAYNNTPLQQKITEAIRDALEKAGFKFVPKPLDAKTYYDAIGLVNNEYDLYWGGWGADWPTGYTSLQPVWDGRAIADGAANYAHVNDPEINSAIDAAAKIADPVEQGKAWAALDKKLQDKALSIPDVYQRSLSLYGSGLGGVTFDTLAGLQSPLNIYVK
- a CDS encoding peptidoglycan binding domain-containing protein, which produces MSSRESDNAHPQPRRGGPDAYPSGTPPYGTGLPGGLGADPAAGRTAPGPRSDEAAAPKTTETTLTTRVRINIPGSRPIPPVVVQSKVKDEPPAEPPGPRHRGGAGDPVLGVMDGGARTAVPPTLPPEWQEPSAAKAAKPSESESTGEWFKPRQKGRPEPAPAAAAPAGPAQGAPGGQQAAPQAAQQPAPRPSGAPASPFAPADPAASSRTGGHPLPHQGDPFRTAAAPDPFAPDQAAQAAQDPFAQDPFAAQQPRRSERQQPQARQGGPQDPFAQPQPQSQPQPQSQQPPQSQRPQQPGPSAAAAEDPFAAPHPGQGRPRTGADPFAAADPFATEQFAAEQFAADPFATADPGPRGGERPEPPQAAGEPEDTQIGGFDPVTGDEPAPGAGISDPPTTQLFLKSPDGGDPFAEESRPRPAGEGGGRFADLPAAQPFPGGSRAATPKREPSRAPAPDAPAEPRPPAERKEPAPAAKKKGGRGRKLLVTGLGGVLFLGAAAYGAGLMMNQSDIPKGTTVLGTDIGGDSRDQAVTALDGSVGKAGQQPLKVKIGDQSVTLDPASAGLSFDTTATVDALTKHSYDPVEVLGSLTGGAKAVEPVVRVDRAKLKAALDDLGAKSGQSLQEGYVRFTEAGGTEVVPGAGGKALDSAAAADLVEQAYRGRAAGRADAEVVLPVADAQPKVGQDVLQAAADDLGKQVLNGNVTVTSGTKQFAFGRNTAAKALVLAPDASGTVGLKWDLDKLSAAVGTTFDKLKTTRNGQQTAITAQDVADAIAQGVSKTGKDRTVKIPA
- a CDS encoding ABC transporter permease, which translates into the protein MLRFLVRRTLGALVILLIVSMITYALFFAIPADPARLYCGKTCTPENLALIRHDMGFDHSWPVQYWNWLSTIFTGGTFNGTHCGAPCFGYSFDKKELVGGILADRFPTTLSLTVGSAIIFLLVGVGTGMLAAHKQGKAADKVASSFSLLASSMQIYVAGPLALWALCYSTNLLDLPTYVPFTKDPIGWAGGLLVPWIVLSLIWTANYTRMTRSSMVEQLSEDYVRTARAKGMSGTSVFMRYAWRGAMGTIVTVFGIDLGVLLGGAIITETTFSLHGLGELAIHSFRDSDLSLLVGVTVVAATLIVFFNIIVDAAYALIDPRIRLA
- a CDS encoding ABC transporter permease; translation: MTTPTGATTDGDTSRPGPTSDLADNATADAPADPGFRGLSPGKLMWRRFLRDRTGVVSACVVLFFVAVAILAPVISMLYGKDPKTHYGQEDVSLLTDSGLPTGPNGGMSGDFWFGLEPGLGRDVFTLLIYGIRTSLIIAVATSLLTTVIGVALGIAAGYLGGKFDYFIGRIIDVLMSFPSQIFLIATMPVVTSLLVKPDQGVPEWLPFVSVTIVLSLLGWMGLARILRGVSLSLREREFIEAAKVTGASPMRIIFKEILPNLWTPILVQSTLALPAFVTAEAGLSYLGVGVSEPVPDWGRMIADASGFLRTDVTFLLFPGLAMVVFVLAFNLLGDSVRDAFDPKTNR